The following proteins come from a genomic window of Crassostrea angulata isolate pt1a10 chromosome 1, ASM2561291v2, whole genome shotgun sequence:
- the LOC128166264 gene encoding lipoyltransferase 1, mitochondrial-like produces MIPVYTRLCFRRILTTKESFLLCNQRYSQSLKSNPIHQVLVSTTDDIYTNLALEEWLYEKENLTDKSILFMWQNKPSVVIGRHQNPWLECNVPRLRDCGIDLARRISGGGCVYHDLGNLNCSFLKAKPLYNRRQNLDLVVRAITSRWDVDLQVNVREDIVLEGLYKVSGTASKLGKHNTFHHFTLLHDVNVENLEMALESPMKMGVQSKATESTRSHIKNLSECDFTIDFMSLVDVIGHQFYKEAGVQGEIEWINPKDESLFPGVSEIRKLAEGWEWKFGKTPKFSTNRTFTSDKLGTELSLICNFEKGRIHKAEIVCDCSIPSVKEYTDTLQRELLGQRLCREDLNQVLKVHDLSHLVRHEQLVIEWINQCCVQALCTGV; encoded by the exons ATGATACCAGTATATACTAGACTCTGCTTCAGAAGGATATTGACAACTAAAGAGAGTTTTCTACTGTGCAACCAAAGATATTCACAGAGCCTCAAGTCGAACCCCATCCATCAAGTCTTAGTCTCAACCACAGATGACATTTACACAAATCTAGCTCTTGAAGAATGGCTGTATGAAAAGGAGAATCTGACAGACAAATCTATTCTGTTTATGTGGCAAAACAAACCATCTGTTGTGATAGGAAGGCATCAGAACCCGTGGCTGGAGTGCAATGTTCCTAGACTCAGGGACTGTGGCATTGATTTGGCTCGGAGAATAAGTGGAGGGGGGTGTGTATACCACGACTTGGGAAATCTGAACTGTTCTTTCTTGAAGGCTAAACCTCTGTACAACAGGAGACAAAATCTAGACCTGGTGGTGAGAGCCATTACATCTCGCTGGGATGTGGATCTGCAAGTCAATGTCAGGGAAGACATTGTGTTAGAGGGCCTCTATAAG GTGTCAGGAACAGCCTCCAAGCTGGGAAAACACAATACATTTCATCACTTTACTCTACTTCATGATGTCAATGTAGAAAACCTAGAGATGGCATTGGAAAGTCCAATGAAG ATGGGTGTACAAAGCAAAGCCACAGAAAGCACGAGATCCCACATAAAAAACCTATCCGAGTGCGATTTCACCATAGATTTTATGTCATTGGTGGATGTCATAGGCCACCAGTTCTACAAAGAGGCTGGGGTTCAG GGAGAAATAGAGTGGATCAATCCAAAAGATGAGTCCTTATTCCCAGGGGTGTCAGAAATCAGGAAGCTGGCAGAAGGATGGGAGTGGAAATTCGGAAAAACACCTAAATTTTCTACAAATAGAACATTTACCTCAGACAAACTTGGGACCGAGCTGTCTTTGATCTGTAATTTTGAGAAAGGAAGGATACACAAAGCCGAGATTGTCTGTGACTGTAGTATACCAAGTGTCAAAGAATATACGGACACTCTTCAGAGAGAGCTTTTAGGACAAAGACTGTGTAGGGAAGATTTGAACCAAGTATTAAAGGTGCATGATTTATCTCACCTTGTCAGACATGAACAGCTGGTGATAGAATGGATAAATCAGTGCTGTGTACAAGCTCTTTGTACTGGAGTCTAg